Proteins from a single region of Streptomyces sp. Tu 3180:
- the lon gene encoding endopeptidase La, translated as MATESTPLALPVLPLDDEVVLPGMVVPLDLSDTEVRAAVEAAQAAAKNEPGKPRVLLVPRIDGTYAGTGVLGTVEQVGRLADGDPGALIRGRDRVRIGAGTTGPGAALWVEGTRIGGSVPDPLPGQVAELVKEYKALATAWLRKRGAWQVVDRVQAIDDVSALADNSGYSPFLTTEQKVALLETADPVARLKLATQQLRDHLAEQDVAESIAKDVQEGVDKQQREFLLRRQLEAVRKELRELNGEQEGEESDDYRARVEAADLPEKVREAALKEVDKLERASDQSPEGSWIRTWLDTVLEMPWNERTEDAYDIQGARAVLDAEHAGLQDVKERITEYLAVRKRRAERGMGVVGGRRGGAVLALVGPPGVGKTSLGESVAHAMGRKFVRVALGGVRDEAEIRGHRRTYVGALPGRIVRAVKEAGSMNPVVLLDEIDKVGSDFRGDPAAALLEVLDPAQNHTFRDHYLEVELDLSDVVFLATANVLEAIPEALADRMDVVRLDGYTEDEKIVIARDHLLPRQLERAGLGADEVTIEEGALRRLAGEYTREAGVRTLERSVARLLRKIAAQHELGERELPFTVTEDDLQGLLGRPHHVPESAQDPAERRTSVPGVATGLAVTGAGGDVLYVEASLADPETGAAGLTLTGQLGDVMKESAQIALSFLRSHGAELELPVADLKDRGVHIHFPAGAVPKDGPSAGITMTTALASLLSGRLVRTDVAMTGEVSLTGRVLPIGGVKQKLLAAHRAGITTVIIPKRNEPDLDDVPAQVLDKLDVHAVTDVRQVLELALSPAVNGAAPEVPVAA; from the coding sequence ATGGCTACTGAGTCCACACCGCTCGCCCTGCCCGTGCTGCCGCTGGACGACGAGGTCGTGCTGCCCGGAATGGTGGTTCCGCTGGACCTGAGCGACACGGAGGTGCGCGCCGCGGTCGAGGCCGCGCAGGCCGCCGCCAAGAACGAGCCCGGCAAGCCCCGGGTGCTCCTCGTGCCACGGATCGACGGGACCTACGCCGGCACCGGCGTGCTGGGCACGGTCGAGCAGGTCGGCAGACTGGCCGACGGCGACCCGGGCGCCCTGATCCGCGGCCGGGACCGGGTGCGGATCGGCGCCGGCACCACCGGACCGGGCGCGGCGCTGTGGGTCGAGGGCACCCGGATCGGCGGGAGCGTGCCGGATCCGCTGCCGGGACAGGTGGCCGAACTGGTCAAGGAGTACAAGGCGCTCGCCACCGCCTGGCTGCGCAAGCGCGGCGCCTGGCAGGTCGTCGACCGCGTCCAGGCCATCGACGACGTCTCCGCGCTCGCCGACAACTCCGGCTACTCGCCCTTCCTGACCACCGAGCAGAAGGTGGCCCTGCTGGAGACCGCCGACCCGGTGGCCCGGCTGAAGCTCGCCACCCAGCAGCTGCGCGACCACCTCGCCGAACAGGACGTGGCCGAGTCCATCGCCAAGGACGTCCAGGAGGGCGTCGACAAGCAGCAGCGCGAGTTCCTGCTGCGCCGCCAGCTGGAGGCCGTCCGCAAGGAGCTGCGCGAGCTGAACGGCGAGCAGGAGGGCGAGGAGTCCGACGACTACCGCGCCCGCGTCGAGGCCGCCGACCTGCCGGAGAAGGTCCGTGAGGCCGCGCTCAAGGAGGTCGACAAGCTGGAGCGCGCCTCCGACCAGTCCCCCGAGGGCTCCTGGATCCGCACCTGGCTCGACACGGTCCTCGAGATGCCGTGGAACGAGCGCACCGAGGACGCCTACGACATCCAGGGGGCCCGGGCCGTGCTCGACGCGGAGCACGCCGGCCTGCAGGACGTGAAGGAGCGCATCACCGAGTACCTGGCCGTGCGCAAGCGGCGCGCGGAGCGGGGCATGGGTGTGGTCGGAGGCCGGCGCGGCGGCGCCGTGCTCGCCCTCGTCGGACCGCCCGGCGTCGGCAAGACGAGCCTCGGCGAGTCCGTCGCCCACGCGATGGGCCGGAAGTTCGTCCGGGTCGCCCTCGGCGGCGTCCGCGACGAGGCCGAGATCCGCGGCCACCGGCGCACCTACGTGGGCGCGCTGCCCGGCCGGATCGTCCGCGCCGTCAAGGAGGCCGGGTCGATGAACCCGGTGGTGCTGCTCGACGAGATCGACAAGGTGGGGTCGGACTTCCGGGGCGACCCGGCCGCCGCCCTGCTCGAGGTCCTCGACCCGGCCCAGAACCACACCTTCCGGGACCACTACCTGGAGGTCGAGCTGGACCTGTCCGACGTGGTCTTCCTCGCCACCGCCAACGTCCTGGAGGCCATCCCGGAGGCGCTGGCGGACCGCATGGACGTCGTCCGCCTGGACGGCTACACCGAGGACGAGAAGATCGTCATCGCCCGGGACCACCTGCTCCCGCGCCAGCTGGAGCGCGCCGGGCTCGGCGCGGACGAGGTGACGATCGAGGAGGGCGCGCTGCGCAGGCTCGCCGGCGAGTACACGCGCGAGGCGGGCGTGCGCACCCTGGAGCGGTCCGTCGCCCGGCTGCTGCGCAAGATCGCGGCCCAGCACGAACTGGGCGAGCGCGAGCTGCCGTTCACCGTGACCGAGGACGACCTGCAGGGCCTGCTCGGCCGGCCGCACCACGTGCCCGAGTCCGCCCAGGACCCGGCCGAGCGCCGCACCTCCGTCCCCGGTGTCGCCACCGGGCTCGCGGTGACCGGCGCCGGCGGTGACGTCCTCTACGTGGAGGCGTCGCTGGCCGACCCGGAGACGGGCGCGGCGGGGCTGACCCTGACCGGCCAGCTGGGTGACGTGATGAAGGAGTCGGCGCAGATCGCGCTGAGCTTCCTGCGCAGCCACGGCGCCGAGCTGGAACTGCCGGTGGCCGACCTGAAGGACCGGGGCGTGCACATCCACTTCCCGGCGGGCGCGGTGCCCAAGGACGGTCCGAGCGCCGGCATCACGATGACCACCGCGCTGGCCTCGCTGCTCTCCGGACGGCTGGTCCGCACGGACGTGGCGATGACCGGCGAGGTCTCGCTGACCGGGCGGGTGCTGCCGATCGGCGGGGTGAAGCAGAAGCTGCTCGCCGCGCACCGGGCGGGCATCACCACCGTGATCATCCCCAAGCGCAACGAGCCCGACCTGGACGACGTCCCGGCCCAGGTGCTGGACAAGCTCGACGTCCACGCCGTCACCGACGTCCGCCAGGTGCTCGAACTGGCGCTGTCGCCGGCCGTGAACGGCGCGGCGCCGGAGGTTCCGGTCGCCGCGTGA
- a CDS encoding ATP-binding protein has protein sequence MSDGPAGRTDPGRHPWGGVRPFSIKTKLGALVVISVLITTGLSVVAVHTETELRFITVFSMIATLLITQFVAHSLTAPLDDMNAVARSISHGDYTRRVRENRRDELGDLAQTINAMADELEAQDRQRKELVANVSHELRTPIAGLRAVLENIVDGVTEADPETMRTALKQTERLGRLVETLLDLSRLDSGVVPLKKRRFEVWPYLSGVLKEANMVASARAGMATGSGSHTRTDVHLHLDVTPPELTAHADPERIHQVVANLIDNAVKHSPPHGRVTVRARRGPQPESLELEVLDEGPGIPRTEWHRVFERFNRGNADRPHGPGSDGGTGLGLAIARWAVDLHGGRIRVAESERGCRILVTLPGAAPASS, from the coding sequence ATGAGCGACGGGCCGGCCGGACGCACGGACCCCGGGAGACACCCCTGGGGCGGTGTACGCCCGTTCTCGATCAAGACCAAACTGGGCGCGCTGGTCGTCATATCGGTGCTGATCACCACCGGGCTGTCGGTGGTCGCCGTGCACACCGAGACGGAACTGCGCTTCATCACGGTCTTCTCGATGATCGCCACCCTGCTCATCACGCAGTTCGTGGCGCACTCGCTCACCGCGCCGCTGGACGACATGAACGCGGTGGCCCGGTCCATCTCGCACGGCGACTACACCCGCCGGGTGCGCGAGAACCGCCGCGACGAGCTGGGCGACCTGGCCCAGACGATCAACGCCATGGCCGACGAGCTGGAGGCCCAGGACCGCCAGCGCAAGGAACTGGTGGCCAACGTCTCGCACGAGCTGCGCACCCCCATCGCGGGCCTGCGCGCGGTGCTGGAGAACATCGTCGACGGGGTCACCGAGGCCGACCCCGAGACGATGCGCACGGCCCTGAAGCAGACCGAGCGGCTGGGACGCCTGGTGGAGACCCTCCTCGACCTGTCCCGCCTGGACAGCGGCGTCGTCCCGCTGAAGAAGCGGCGGTTCGAGGTGTGGCCGTACCTGTCCGGCGTGCTGAAGGAGGCCAACATGGTCGCCTCCGCCCGTGCGGGCATGGCCACGGGATCCGGCAGCCACACGCGCACGGACGTCCATCTGCACCTCGACGTGACGCCGCCCGAGCTGACCGCGCACGCCGACCCGGAGCGCATCCACCAGGTCGTCGCCAACCTCATCGACAACGCGGTCAAGCACAGCCCGCCGCACGGACGCGTGACGGTCAGGGCGCGGCGCGGGCCGCAGCCGGAGTCGCTGGAGCTGGAGGTCCTGGACGAGGGGCCCGGCATCCCGCGGACCGAGTGGCACCGCGTCTTCGAGCGGTTCAACCGCGGCAACGCCGACCGGCCGCACGGTCCGGGCAGCGACGGCGGCACCGGTCTGGGCCTGGCGATCGCCCGTTGGGCCGTCGATCTGCACGGCGGCCGGATCAGGGTGGCCGAATCCGAGCGGGGTTGCCGAATTCTTGTCACTCTTCCAGGGGCTGCACCCGCGTCAAGTTGA
- a CDS encoding MarR family transcriptional regulator yields the protein MHEDGNGGGGHAATPGPGSGPNQPGLLALERELTVLLRRARANQGEMAREVHPDLESSAYGLLVRLDEYGKQRATELAAYIGVGKATMSRQLRALEDLGLVAREPDPADGRAWLVALTREGRERVSRVREARRARYAGRLADWDPAEVAELARLLNQLNRGMEK from the coding sequence GTGCACGAAGACGGAAACGGCGGCGGGGGACACGCCGCCACCCCTGGGCCCGGAAGCGGTCCCAACCAGCCCGGACTCCTCGCGCTGGAGCGGGAGTTGACGGTGCTGCTGCGGCGCGCCCGGGCCAACCAGGGGGAGATGGCCCGCGAGGTCCACCCCGACCTGGAGTCGTCCGCCTACGGATTGCTCGTCCGTCTGGATGAGTACGGCAAGCAGCGGGCCACCGAGCTCGCCGCCTACATCGGTGTCGGCAAGGCCACGATGTCGCGCCAGTTGCGCGCGCTGGAGGACCTCGGGCTCGTCGCCCGCGAGCCGGACCCGGCCGACGGCCGCGCCTGGCTGGTCGCCCTCACCCGGGAGGGGCGCGAACGGGTGAGCAGGGTCCGCGAGGCCCGCCGCGCGCGCTACGCCGGCCGCCTCGCCGACTGGGACCCCGCCGAAGTCGCGGAACTCGCCCGGCTGCTGAACCAGCTGAACCGCGGAATGGAGAAGTGA
- a CDS encoding multifunctional oxoglutarate decarboxylase/oxoglutarate dehydrogenase thiamine pyrophosphate-binding subunit/dihydrolipoyllysine-residue succinyltransferase subunit, with translation MSPQSPSNSSMSTETDQAGKNPAAAFGANEWLVDEIYQQYLQDPNSVDRAWWDFFADYKPGAPAASAPAGTAAAGAAGTTTAQPTAPAQPAAAPAAAAQPAAAAPARPAGRAPAPQAQVPAPAPAPAPAKAAAPAAKPAAAKAEPAGEAKEGPEQVTLRGPSAAVAKNMDASLDLPTATSVRAVPVKLLFDNRIVINNHLKRARGGKISFTHLIGYAMVQAIKAMPAMNWSYAKVNGKPTLVKPEHVNLGLAIDLVKPNGDRQLVVAAIKKAETLNFFEFWQAYEDIVRRARDNKLTMDDFTGVTVSLTNPGGLGTVHSVPRLMPGQSVIMGVGSMDYPAEFQGTSQDTLNKLGISKVMTLTSTYDHRVIQGAASGEFLRQVANLLLGENGFYDDIFEALRIPYEPVRWLKDIDASHDDDVTKAARVFELIHSYRVRGHVMADTDPLEYRQRKHPDLDIVEHGLTLWDLEREFAVGGFAGKSMMKLRDILGVLRDSYCRTTGIEFMHIQDPKQRKWIQDRVERSHSKPEREEQLRILRRLNAAEAFETFLQTKYVGQKRFSLEGGESVIPLLDAVLDSAAESRLDEVVIGMAHRGRLNVLANIVGKSYAQIFREFEGNLDPKSMHGSGDVKYHLGAEGTFTGLDGEQIKVSLVANPSHLEAVDPVLEGVARAKQDIIGKGGTDFTVLPVAIHGDAAFAGQGVVAETLNMSQLRGYRTGGTVHIVINNQVGFTAAPESSRSSMYATDVARMIEAPIFHVNGDDPEAVVRVARLAFEFRQAFNKDVVIDLICYRRRGHNESDNPAFTQPLMYDLIDKKRSVRKLYTESLIGRGDITLEEAEQALQDYQGQLEKVFTEVREATSQPGSVDTPDPQAQFPVAVNTAVSAEVVKRIAESQVNIPDHITVHPRLLPQLQRRAAMVEDGTIDWGMGETLAFGSLLLEGVPVRLAGQDSQRGTFGQRHAVIIDRETGEEYTPLQYLSEDQARLNVYNSLLSEYAAMGFEYGYSLARPDALVLWEAQFGDFVNGAQTVVDEFISSAEQKWAQTSGVVLLLPHGYEGQGPDHSSARPERFLQLCAQNNMTVAMPTSPSNYFHLLRWQVHNPHHKPLVVFTPKSMLRLKAAASKAEEFTTGQFRPVIGDASVDPAAVKKVVFCAGKVYYDLEAERQKRGATDTAIIRIERLYPLPGAELQAEIKKYPNAEKYLWAQEEPANQGAWPFIALNLIDHLDLAVGADLPHDERLRRISRPHSSSPAVGSAKRHQAEQEQLVREVFEA, from the coding sequence GTGTCGCCACAGTCCCCCAGTAACTCGAGCATGTCGACCGAAACCGACCAAGCGGGCAAGAACCCCGCCGCGGCGTTCGGTGCCAACGAGTGGCTAGTCGACGAGATCTATCAGCAGTACCTCCAGGATCCGAACTCGGTGGACCGAGCCTGGTGGGACTTCTTCGCCGACTACAAGCCGGGCGCGCCCGCGGCCTCGGCCCCGGCGGGTACCGCGGCCGCGGGGGCGGCGGGCACCACCACGGCTCAGCCCACCGCTCCGGCCCAGCCCGCCGCCGCTCCCGCGGCCGCCGCGCAGCCCGCGGCCGCCGCCCCGGCCCGGCCGGCCGGCCGGGCCCCCGCCCCGCAGGCCCAGGTCCCCGCCCCGGCCCCGGCTCCCGCCCCGGCGAAGGCCGCCGCTCCCGCCGCCAAGCCGGCCGCCGCGAAGGCCGAGCCCGCGGGCGAGGCGAAGGAGGGCCCCGAGCAGGTGACCCTGCGCGGCCCGTCCGCCGCCGTCGCGAAGAACATGGACGCCTCGCTGGACCTGCCCACGGCCACGTCCGTGCGCGCGGTCCCGGTGAAGCTGCTGTTCGACAACCGCATCGTCATCAACAACCACCTCAAGCGGGCCCGCGGCGGGAAGATCTCCTTCACGCACCTCATCGGCTACGCCATGGTCCAGGCCATCAAGGCGATGCCGGCCATGAACTGGTCCTACGCGAAGGTGAACGGCAAGCCGACCCTGGTCAAGCCGGAGCACGTCAACCTCGGCCTCGCCATCGACCTGGTCAAGCCCAACGGCGACCGCCAGCTGGTCGTCGCGGCCATCAAGAAGGCCGAGACGCTGAACTTCTTCGAGTTCTGGCAGGCCTACGAGGACATCGTCCGTCGCGCCCGCGACAACAAGCTGACGATGGACGACTTCACCGGCGTCACGGTCTCCCTGACCAACCCCGGCGGTCTCGGCACCGTCCACTCCGTGCCGCGCCTGATGCCCGGCCAGTCGGTCATCATGGGCGTCGGCTCCATGGACTACCCGGCGGAGTTCCAGGGCACCAGCCAGGACACCCTGAACAAGCTCGGCATCTCGAAGGTCATGACGCTCACGTCGACCTACGACCACCGGGTGATCCAGGGCGCCGCCTCCGGCGAGTTCCTCCGCCAGGTCGCCAACCTCCTGCTCGGCGAGAACGGCTTCTACGACGACATCTTCGAGGCGCTGCGCATCCCCTACGAGCCGGTCCGCTGGCTCAAGGACATCGACGCCTCCCACGACGACGACGTCACCAAGGCCGCCCGCGTCTTCGAGCTGATCCACTCCTACCGGGTCCGCGGCCACGTCATGGCCGACACCGACCCGCTGGAGTACCGCCAGCGCAAGCACCCCGACCTGGACATCGTCGAGCACGGCCTCACCCTGTGGGACCTGGAGCGCGAGTTCGCCGTCGGCGGATTCGCCGGCAAGTCGATGATGAAGCTGCGCGACATCCTCGGCGTGCTGCGCGACTCGTACTGCCGCACCACCGGCATCGAGTTCATGCACATCCAGGACCCCAAGCAGCGCAAGTGGATCCAGGACCGCGTGGAGCGCTCGCACTCCAAGCCGGAGCGCGAGGAGCAGCTGCGCATCCTGCGCCGGCTGAACGCCGCCGAGGCCTTCGAGACCTTCCTGCAGACCAAGTACGTCGGCCAGAAGCGCTTCTCCCTGGAGGGCGGCGAGTCCGTCATCCCGCTGCTCGACGCGGTGCTGGACTCGGCCGCCGAGTCCCGCCTGGACGAGGTCGTCATCGGCATGGCCCACCGCGGCCGCCTGAACGTCCTCGCGAACATCGTCGGCAAGTCGTACGCGCAGATCTTCCGCGAGTTCGAGGGCAACCTCGACCCGAAGTCGATGCACGGCTCCGGCGACGTGAAGTACCACCTGGGCGCCGAGGGCACCTTCACCGGCCTGGACGGCGAGCAGATCAAGGTCTCCCTGGTCGCCAACCCCTCCCACCTGGAGGCCGTCGACCCGGTCCTGGAGGGCGTCGCCCGCGCCAAGCAGGACATCATCGGCAAGGGCGGCACGGACTTCACCGTCCTGCCGGTGGCGATCCACGGCGACGCGGCCTTCGCGGGCCAGGGCGTGGTGGCCGAGACCCTGAACATGTCGCAGCTGCGCGGCTACCGCACCGGCGGCACGGTCCACATCGTCATCAACAACCAGGTCGGCTTCACCGCGGCCCCCGAGTCCTCGCGCTCCTCCATGTACGCGACGGACGTGGCCCGCATGATCGAGGCCCCGATCTTCCACGTGAACGGCGACGACCCGGAGGCGGTCGTGCGCGTCGCGCGCCTGGCCTTCGAGTTCCGCCAGGCGTTCAACAAGGACGTGGTGATCGACCTCATCTGCTACCGCCGCCGCGGTCACAACGAGTCGGACAACCCGGCCTTCACCCAGCCGCTGATGTACGACCTGATCGACAAGAAGCGCTCGGTGCGCAAGCTCTACACCGAGTCCCTGATCGGTCGCGGCGACATCACCCTGGAAGAGGCCGAGCAGGCGCTGCAGGACTACCAGGGCCAGCTGGAGAAGGTCTTCACCGAGGTCCGCGAGGCCACCTCGCAGCCGGGCTCGGTCGACACCCCGGACCCGCAGGCCCAGTTCCCGGTCGCCGTGAACACCGCGGTCTCCGCCGAGGTCGTCAAGCGGATCGCCGAGTCCCAGGTCAACATCCCCGACCACATCACCGTCCACCCGCGCCTGCTGCCGCAGCTCCAGCGCCGGGCGGCGATGGTCGAGGACGGCACCATCGACTGGGGCATGGGCGAGACCCTCGCGTTCGGCTCGCTCCTCCTGGAGGGCGTCCCGGTCCGTCTGGCGGGCCAGGACTCGCAGCGCGGCACGTTCGGCCAGCGCCACGCGGTCATCATCGACCGCGAGACGGGCGAGGAGTACACGCCGCTGCAGTACCTCTCCGAGGACCAGGCGCGGCTGAACGTCTACAACTCCCTGCTGTCCGAGTACGCGGCCATGGGCTTCGAGTACGGCTACTCGCTGGCCCGCCCGGACGCTCTCGTGCTGTGGGAGGCCCAGTTCGGCGACTTCGTCAACGGCGCCCAGACGGTCGTGGACGAGTTCATCTCGTCGGCGGAGCAGAAGTGGGCCCAGACCTCCGGTGTGGTCCTGCTCCTCCCGCACGGCTACGAGGGCCAGGGCCCGGACCACTCCTCGGCCCGCCCGGAGCGGTTCCTGCAGCTCTGCGCCCAGAACAACATGACGGTCGCGATGCCGACCTCGCCGTCGAACTACTTCCACCTCCTGCGGTGGCAGGTGCACAACCCGCACCACAAGCCGCTGGTCGTCTTCACCCCGAAGTCGATGCTGCGCCTGAAGGCCGCCGCGTCGAAGGCGGAGGAGTTCACCACGGGCCAGTTCCGCCCGGTCATCGGCGACGCCTCGGTCGACCCGGCCGCGGTGAAGAAGGTCGTCTTCTGCGCCGGCAAGGTCTACTACGACCTGGAGGCCGAGCGGCAGAAGCGCGGTGCGACGGACACGGCGATCATCCGCATCGAGCGCCTGTACCCGCTGCCGGGTGCGGAGCTCCAGGCGGAGATCAAGAAGTACCCGAACGCCGAGAAGTACCTGTGGGCCCAGGAGGAGCCGGCGAACCAGGGTGCCTGGCCGTTCATCGCGCTCAACCTGATCGACCACCTCGACCTGGCGGTCGGCGCCGACCTCCCGCACGACGAGCGTCTGCGGCGCATCTCGCGCCCGCACAGCTCGTCCCCGGCGGTCGGCTCCGCGAAGCGCCACCAGGCCGAGCAGGAGCAGCTGGTGCGTGAGGTGTTCGAGGCGTAG
- a CDS encoding spermidine synthase, producing MPTPYDIPEAPEVLDRREGPYGEVVLRRHGDLLQIIANGCFLMDTSDGRSERRLVDAALAALDAADAHGGHDPRPGPRVLIGGLGVGFSLAHAAAQPRWGRITVVEREPAIIGWHREGPLAALSAAALADPRTEVVEADLVTYVNETSDTFDALCLDIDNGPDWTVTEGNDGLYSPAGLAHCARALRPRGVLAVWSAKPSPEFEGTLRNAGFQQVRTEEIPVARGVPDAVHLGIRPG from the coding sequence GTGCCCACCCCGTACGACATTCCCGAAGCCCCCGAAGTCCTGGACCGCCGTGAGGGTCCGTACGGCGAGGTCGTGCTGCGCCGGCACGGCGACCTGCTGCAGATCATCGCGAACGGCTGCTTCCTGATGGACACCTCCGACGGCCGCTCGGAGCGCCGGCTCGTCGACGCCGCCCTGGCCGCGCTGGACGCCGCCGACGCGCACGGGGGCCACGACCCGCGCCCCGGCCCGCGCGTCCTCATCGGCGGGCTCGGCGTCGGCTTCTCGCTCGCACACGCCGCCGCCCAGCCCCGCTGGGGGCGGATCACCGTGGTGGAGCGCGAGCCGGCCATCATCGGCTGGCACCGCGAGGGGCCCCTGGCCGCGCTCTCCGCCGCGGCCCTCGCCGACCCGCGCACGGAGGTCGTCGAGGCGGATCTCGTCACCTACGTCAATGAGACATCCGACACGTTCGACGCGCTGTGCCTCGACATCGACAACGGCCCCGACTGGACCGTCACCGAGGGCAACGACGGGCTCTATTCACCGGCCGGACTGGCCCACTGCGCAAGGGCGTTGAGGCCCCGCGGGGTGCTCGCCGTGTGGTCGGCCAAGCCCTCCCCGGAATTCGAGGGAACCTTGCGGAATGCCGGGTTCCAGCAGGTGCGTACCGAAGAGATCCCCGTTGCCCGGGGCGTTCCGGACGCCGTGCACCTCGGCATCCGCCCTGGATAG
- a CDS encoding lysozyme: protein MPVHRPGVTRLHVYTAVAAVLLALFSLPRTAAADEPAPGGPPRGSARMGMGVVAHDGRGGVPTRRSTQTEGVDVSSHQGDVAWPALWNSGVRWAYVKATEGTYYTNPYHPQQYDGSYDVGMVRGAYHFATPDTASGAAQADYFVDRGGAWSADGGTLPGALDIEWNPYGDACYGKSQSAMVSWIHDFLDQYRARTGRNAVIYTATSWWKQCTGNYAGFASVHPLWIARYASTAGELPAGWETYTMWQYTSTGPIVGDHNRFNGTPDRLRSLALG from the coding sequence ATGCCCGTGCACAGACCCGGCGTCACCCGTTTACACGTGTACACCGCCGTCGCGGCGGTCCTGCTCGCTCTCTTCTCCCTCCCCCGTACGGCCGCGGCGGACGAGCCCGCCCCCGGCGGTCCCCCGCGCGGCTCCGCCCGCATGGGGATGGGCGTCGTCGCCCACGACGGCCGCGGCGGCGTCCCGACCCGGCGCTCCACCCAGACGGAGGGCGTGGACGTCTCCAGCCACCAGGGCGACGTCGCCTGGCCGGCCCTGTGGAACAGCGGGGTGCGATGGGCCTATGTGAAGGCCACGGAGGGGACGTACTACACCAACCCGTACCACCCCCAGCAGTACGACGGCTCGTACGACGTCGGGATGGTCCGCGGCGCCTACCACTTCGCGACCCCCGACACCGCGAGCGGCGCCGCCCAGGCGGACTACTTCGTCGACCGCGGCGGTGCCTGGTCCGCGGACGGAGGGACCCTGCCGGGCGCGCTCGACATCGAGTGGAACCCCTACGGGGACGCCTGCTACGGCAAGTCGCAGAGCGCGATGGTGAGCTGGATCCACGACTTCCTGGACCAGTACCGGGCGCGCACCGGCCGCAACGCCGTCATCTACACGGCGACCAGCTGGTGGAAGCAGTGCACCGGGAACTACGCCGGCTTCGCCTCCGTCCACCCGCTGTGGATCGCCCGGTACGCCTCCACCGCGGGCGAGCTCCCCGCCGGCTGGGAGACCTACACGATGTGGCAGTACACCTCGACCGGACCGATCGTCGGGGACCACAACCGCTTCAACGGCACGCCCGACCGGCTGCGGTCCCTCGCGCTGGGCTGA
- a CDS encoding response regulator transcription factor, translating into MEQTHTSHNGTAATTPGAQRRVLVVEDDATIVDAIATRLRAEGFLVQTAGDGPSAVDTAEAWQPDLLILDIMLPGFDGLEVCRRVQAQRPVPVLMLTARDDETDMLVGLGVGADDYMTKPFSMRELAARVHVLLRRMERAALAATTPRSGILRLGELEIDHAQRRVRVRSEDVHLTPTEFDLLVCLANTPRAVLSREQLLAEVWDWADASGTRTVDSHIKALRRKIGAERIRTVHGVGYALETPTP; encoded by the coding sequence ATGGAGCAGACACACACCTCCCACAACGGCACGGCGGCGACCACTCCCGGCGCACAGCGACGGGTCCTCGTGGTCGAGGACGACGCGACGATCGTGGACGCCATCGCGACCCGCCTTCGCGCCGAGGGATTCCTCGTGCAAACGGCGGGCGACGGCCCGTCCGCGGTCGACACGGCGGAGGCCTGGCAGCCCGACCTGCTGATCCTCGACATCATGCTGCCGGGCTTCGACGGCCTGGAGGTCTGCCGGCGCGTGCAGGCCCAGCGGCCCGTGCCGGTGCTGATGCTCACCGCGCGCGACGACGAGACCGACATGCTGGTCGGACTGGGCGTCGGCGCCGACGACTACATGACGAAGCCCTTCTCCATGCGGGAGCTGGCGGCCCGCGTGCACGTGCTGCTGCGCCGCATGGAGCGGGCGGCCCTCGCGGCCACGACCCCGCGCAGCGGCATCCTGCGCCTGGGCGAACTGGAGATCGACCACGCGCAGCGCCGGGTGCGGGTGCGCAGCGAGGACGTCCACCTGACGCCCACCGAGTTCGACCTCCTGGTGTGCCTGGCGAACACCCCCCGCGCGGTGCTCTCCCGCGAGCAGCTGCTGGCCGAGGTCTGGGACTGGGCGGACGCCTCCGGCACCCGGACCGTCGACAGCCACATCAAGGCGCTGCGCCGCAAGATCGGCGCCGAGCGCATCCGCACCGTGCACGGCGTGGGCTACGCCCTGGAGACGCCGACGCCATGA